Proteins co-encoded in one Hemibagrus wyckioides isolate EC202008001 linkage group LG26, SWU_Hwy_1.0, whole genome shotgun sequence genomic window:
- the elfn1b gene encoding protein ELFN1 has translation MRETHLTNSARSSGNVRGLVPSALLWWTMAVSFFSFSHMPVAQADCWLIEGEKGFVWLAICSQNQPPYEAIPLHINSTIVDLRLNENKIRSIHFSALSRFSNLTYLNLTKNDISYIEDGAFSAQFNLQVLQIGFNKLRNLTEGMLRGLGRLQYLYLQANLIETVSPNAFWECPAIENIDLSMNRIQQLDGSTFRGLSKLTTCELYSNPFTCSCELLGFLRWLVAFPNRTSERMVCDTPAGFSGYSLLSQNPRMPTYRNAFHALSTVCTDDNVTPYLLGSSDGGTPTILPDLSPCGLEDCPSGTPPDEPISISPTYFDPDARPIMKLKEVTHTSAIITIQIPNPFRKMYILVLYNNSFFTDIQNLKSQREEIELLNLKSHTNYTYCVASIRNSLRYNHTCLTISTITRTMKEHVPNGSTATHYIMTILGCFFGMIIVLGVVYHCLRKRKQEDELKSKKPKMKRNLIEMKYGAELESGPISQLSQKQMMSTVEPIQRMPYLPAASEKDPYKVQELSGTPKTTKGNYIEVRSDQSDRIECSMPPSENSQGSVAEISTIAKEVDKVNQIINNCIDALKSESASFQAVKSGAVSTAEPQLVLTSEHAAGKSGLLSPVYKGGYHHPLQRHHSMEAPLKRASTSSSGSLRSPRSFRSDGAYRSESKYIEKSSLDESGILTVTPTSAILKSEAERMRHYTEHRHSYPGPHHMEEQLEVSASRKSSILEPLTRSRPYELSYSQLSPQYHNLSGYSSPEYTCRPSLSLWERFKLHRKRHRDEEEYMAAGHALRRKVQFAKDEDLHDILDYWKGVSAQQKL, from the coding sequence ATGAGGGAAACACACCTGACAAATTCAGCTCGGTCAAGTGGAAATGTTAGAGGTCTAGTGCCCAGTGCCTTACTCTGGTGGACCATggctgtttcctttttttcattttcacacatgCCAGTGGCCCAAGCTGATTGTTGGCTAATTGAAGGGGAGAAGGGGTTTGTGTGGCTTGCGATCTGCAGCCAGAACCAGCCACCATATGAAGCAAttccactacacatcaacagCACTATTGTTGACCTACGGCTCAATGAAAATAAGATTCGGAGCATCCATTTTTCTGCTCTGAGCCGCTTCAGTAACCTCACCTACCTGAACTTGACCAAGAACGATATCTCCTACATAGAAGATGGGGCTTTTTCTGCTCAGTTCAATTTGCAAGTACTGCAGATTGGTTTTAACAAGCTAAGGAACTTAACGGAGGGTATGCTGCGAGGCTTGGGGCGTCTGCAGTACCTCTACCTTCAAGCTAACCTGATTGAGACTGTCTCACCTAATGCTTTCTGGGAGTGTCCTGCTATTGAGAACATCGACCTCTCCATGAACAGGATTCAACAGTTGGATGGAAGTACGTTTCGTGGTCTATCAAAGCTAACGACGTGTGAGCTCTACTCAAACCCGTTCACATGCTCCTGTGAGCTACTTGGATTTCTGCGCTGGTTAGTAGCGTTCCCTAACAGGACAAGTGAGAGGATGGTCTGTGATACACCGGCTGGCTTTTCTGGCTATAGCCTCTTAAGCCAAAATCCAAGGATGCCGACATACCGGAATGCTTTCCACGCTCTCTCTACAGTTTGCACGGATGACAACGTGACTCCGTACCTGCTTGGATCCTCAGACGGAGGCACCCCCACAATCCTGCCAGATCTGAGCCCTTGTGGATTGGAAGACTGCCCTTCAGGAACACCTCCAGATGAGCCTATCAGCATCAGCCCAACATATTTCGATCCAGATGCCCGCCCAATCATGAAGCTTAAAGAGGTGACACACACAAGTGCAATTATCACCATCCAAATACCAAACCCTTTCCGAAAGATGTATATTCTTGTCCTTTACAACAACAGCTTCTTTACAGATATACAGAACCTAAAAAGCCAAAGGGAAGAAATTGAGCTGCTCAACCTGAagtcacacacaaactatacttACTGTGTGGCCTCCATACGCAATTCTCTAAGATACAATCACACATGCTTGACTATCTCCACTATTACACGGACAATGAAGGAGCATGTTCCAAATGGCTCGACGGCTACTCACTATATCATGACCATATTGGGTTGCTTCTTCGGAATGATCATTGTGCTGGGCGTGGTGTATCACTGCCTGAGAAAACGTAAACAAGAAGACGAATTAAAGAGCAAGAAGCCTAAGATGAAAAGGAATTTGATAGAGATGAAGTACGGGGCTGAACTGGAAAGTGGACCTATCTCTCAGCTATCACAGAAGCAAATGATGTCCACTGTCGAGCCCATTCAAAGGATGCCTTACTTACCAGCTGCCAGCGAGAAAGACCCGTACAAGGTACAAGAACTCTCTGGAACTCCCAAAACAACAAAAGGCAATTACATAGAAGTAAGGTCTGACCAGTCAGATCGCATCGAATGCAGCATGCCTCCGTCTGAGAACAGCCAAGGTTCTGTGGCAGAAATATCCACAATAGCCAAGGAAGTGGACAAAGTGAATCAGATTATCAACAACTGCATCGATGCACTTAAATCTGAATCAGCCTCCTTCCAGGCAGTAAAATCTGGAGCCGTCTCAACCGCCGAGCCTCAGCTGGTTCTTACTTCCGAGCACGCGGCAGGCAAGTCCGGTCTTCTGTCACCAGTATATAAAGGAGGATACCACCACCCTCTACAGAGGCATCACAGTATGGAAGCACCACTGAAGCGTGCCAGCACTTCTTCAAGCGGTTCTCTGCGCAGCCCTCGGTCTTTTCGTTCGGATGGTGCCTATCGCTCAGAGTCCAAGTACATTGAGAAATCTTCTCTGGATGAGTCCGGGATTCTGACGGTGACCCCGACTTCTGCGATACTTAAGTCCGAGGCGGAGAGAATGCGACACTACACAGAGCACCGGCACTCGTACCCCGGCCCACACCACATGGAGGAGCAACTGGAGGTTTCTGCAAGCAGGAAGTCGTCCATCTTGGAGCCGCTAACACGCTCTCGGCCGTATGAGCTGTCATATTCACAGCTTTCGCCACAGTACCACAACCTCAGTGGCTACTCCAGTCCAGAGTACACCTGCAGGCCGTCGCTGAGCCTGTGGGAACGGTTCAAACTCCACCGCAAACGCCACCGGGATGAAGAGGAGTACATGGCTGCCGGTCACGCATTACGGAGAAAAGTACAGTTTGCGAAAGATGAGGACCTCCATGACATCCTCGACTACTGGAAGGGTGTGTCTGCCCAACAGAAATTATGa